CTGCTCGTCGCCGACATCGGCCCGCGCCATCGCCTCGCGCATCGCAGCCGTCGGCCTGGTCTGCGTGTCCGAGAGCAGATTGATGCGCACCGGCGGCGCCTTGGGGTCGAAGGGGGGAGGGGTGTAGAGCATGGTTGATCTCGTCATTTCATCTAGTCGAACAATTGCGGTCTGATGCCTTGCGCGCCGTGAAGGACGGCACGGATTTCGACGTGGTCGGGCTGTACCGTGTAGAAAATCAGATGTGATTGGAAGCGGAAACGTCGGTAGCCTGCCGCGAGTTCATCTACTTGCTGGCCGATTAGAGGAAAGTCGGCGCGAAGTTCGAAGGATCGGATCAAGCCGGCGTAGTAGGCCTCGGCCTGATATTTGCCGAACCGGCTTTCGCTGAAGTCGTAAATGTCGATCAGATCGGCTCGGGTACGCTCCGACAGCCGGTACTCAGCCATGGCGGCGTTGAGCAACACGTTGGCGCGCTACGGCGAGGATGTCGTCCGGCGTGTCCGAGGTGAAGGTGTTGCAATCGGGCTGAGCGAATAGCGCTTGATATCGGCGGACCTGCTCATCACGGGGGAGCTTGGCCCACGCCTCAAGCTCGGCTTCGGTCGGTGTTGCCGAGGGAGTGATATTGGCGAACTGGTCGGTCGTCTGGGACATTGAGAGGCATCTTAACACAACAAAAAGGCCCCGGAAACCGGGGCCTTTGAGCAGTGGATCGCACAGAGATATCAGCGCGAATAGAATTCGACGACCAGATGGGGCTCCATCTGCACCGGGAACGGCACGTCGGAGAGGCCGGGGATGCGCACGTATTTGGCGGTCATCTTGCCGTGGTCGACTTCGAGATAGTCGGGGGTGTCGCGCTCGGGAAGCTGGCTGGCTTCGAGAACGTGGGCGAGCTGCTTGGAGGCTTCCTTGACCTCGACGACGTCGCCGATCTTGACCTGGTAGCTCGAGATGTTGACCTTGCGGCCGTTCACCTTGATGTGGCCGTGATTGATGAACTGGCGGGCGGCGAAGATCGTCGAGACGAACTTGGCGCGGTACACGACCGCGTCGAGACGACGCTCCAGCAGGCCGATCAGGTTCTCGCCGGTGTCACCCTTGAGGCGGCTCGCCTCGACATAGATGCCGTGGAACTGACGCTCGCTGATGTTGGCGTAGTAGCCCTTCAGCTTCTGCTTGGCGCGCAGCTGCACGCCGAAGTCCGAAAGCTTGCCCTTGCGGCGCTGGCCGTGCTGGCCGGGGCCGTACTCGCGGCGGTTCACGGGGCTCTTCGGGCGGCCCCAGATGTTCTGGCCCATACGGCGATCAATCTTGTACTTCGCCTCACTGCGCTTAGTCATCGCGTCCTCTTCGGTTGCATGGTTTGAGGAAACGCGCCCTCCTGTGTGACGGGATGAGCCCGGCACCGACAGGTCCGATCCCCAAAGCTCAAGGGACCAGACCACGGGTCGCGAAACGCTTCGCGGGCCGAAACCGGCCCGCGAGCAGGCGGCTTTTAGTGGAGTTTGGGGTTCGCTGTCAATGCGAATGGCCCCGGAATCATGCCCCGACGGCCCGGATCGGCTTGGCGCCTGCCGCGCGCAATTCGGCAGCAATTTCAGTGTTCAGGGCCTGTTCTAGTCGGGTCAGGACCCGGGCGATGGGGGCAGCGTCCGTGACCCGGTGGTCCCAGCGGATCACGACATGGATGGTCTGGTCCGGCTCGACAAGGCCATAGCTGACTATGAACGGGCCGGGCGTGATGGGGTGGAGCTCGCCGCCGCCATAGGCGGCCACCGAGCTCACCGCGAAGCTGCCGAACCAATTGCCGCGCTGCCGGCCGAAATTGAGGCCCACCGCCCAGGACAGGCGCCGCAACGGCAGCGGTAACCGGGTGACCCGCATGATCTTGCGGAACATGGGAACATCTTCGACCGGGGCCGTCTTGGCGCGTCGGATCTCATGGTCGACCGCGGCCAGCGTCATGGCCTCGGGGGCCGCGATTCGCTGCGGCATGACGCATTCCTCGCCATCCTCGAGCCGGGCGATCGCTACCGACGCCACGCTGTCGGGGAGCTCGTAGAGCGTCGGCCAGGGCCATTTGGCGTAGACGGTGCGCAGCACCGGCTCGTCCCTGGCCACCAGGGCGAATGCCTTGACGAACATCGCCGCCCAGCCGACCGGCGCCATTGCGGCCGCGCGGGCCTCCAGCAGGGGGCGGATATTGAGCGAGCGGGAGAGCGACACGAAGGGCACGCCCATCGAGGCGTACATCAGGTCGATGATCAGGCGACGCGGCAGGGAAATGTTCTTGGGCTGACCGCGCATCGT
This genomic interval from Bradyrhizobium guangzhouense contains the following:
- a CDS encoding acyltransferase translates to MRGQPKNISLPRRLIIDLMYASMGVPFVSLSRSLNIRPLLEARAAAMAPVGWAAMFVKAFALVARDEPVLRTVYAKWPWPTLYELPDSVASVAIARLEDGEECVMPQRIAAPEAMTLAAVDHEIRRAKTAPVEDVPMFRKIMRVTRLPLPLRRLSWAVGLNFGRQRGNWFGSFAVSSVAAYGGGELHPITPGPFIVSYGLVEPDQTIHVVIRWDHRVTDAAPIARVLTRLEQALNTEIAAELRAAGAKPIRAVGA
- the rpsD gene encoding 30S ribosomal protein S4 — translated: MTKRSEAKYKIDRRMGQNIWGRPKSPVNRREYGPGQHGQRRKGKLSDFGVQLRAKQKLKGYYANISERQFHGIYVEASRLKGDTGENLIGLLERRLDAVVYRAKFVSTIFAARQFINHGHIKVNGRKVNISSYQVKIGDVVEVKEASKQLAHVLEASQLPERDTPDYLEVDHGKMTAKYVRIPGLSDVPFPVQMEPHLVVEFYSR
- a CDS encoding type II toxin-antitoxin system RelE/ParE family toxin, which encodes MLLNAAMAEYRLSERTRADLIDIYDFSESRFGKYQAEAYYAGLIRSFELRADFPLIGQQVDELAAGYRRFRFQSHLIFYTVQPDHVEIRAVLHGAQGIRPQLFD